The genomic interval CCTTACACAGAAAGGTttttggaaaagaaaaagaaccaCTACTTGACAAAGTACAGACAGAAGAGCTGTCACCAATGTCAACAAGTCAAGCAATGTATGTGCATAGATATGAGTACCTGCGGTAACAATTTAAGATAAACTACAGGTTCACATCAAATCGAACTTACAAAGGAGTCAACGTATCCCCCAGGATTATTAGCAGCCACCCTCTCGCTACTAGTGCTATCCAAGCTGAAAGCAAATGGTGACCAACcttaaaaacaacaaagattGGAACAAATTAGGATAGCACATGAATCAGTTAAACatacatggcagaaacaaaccACACCTCATTCTCCACTATTAATGAAAGTTCACTGGACGACTTCATTTCATCAGCAGCAGCAGACAAATGCACCCAAGGAAAACACTAAAAAAGAAAGTCAAAATAATTTGTCAAAAAACTTTCACACAATCGATTCATACGAATCAAAAATCAACGTATCAGTGGGAGAGCAACTCATTACCTTATCCAACTCATTCAACAGCTTAAAACTTGCCATAGTCAGCTCCAGAGATTTCCCAATCCTCAAGATAGCAAATATCGACTCAAACCATTTACTGTACCAA from Argentina anserina chromosome 2, drPotAnse1.1, whole genome shotgun sequence carries:
- the LOC126783790 gene encoding uncharacterized protein LOC126783790 isoform X2, producing MPLRNRSKWFESIFAILRIGKSLELTMASFKLLNELDKCFPWVHLSAAADEMKSSSELSLIVENEVGHHLLSAWIALVARGWLLIILGDTLTPLVSNI
- the LOC126783790 gene encoding negative regulator of systemic acquired resistance SNI1-like isoform X3 — its product is MPLRNRSKWFESIFAILRIGKSLELTMASFKLLNELDKCFPWVHLSAAADEMKSSSELSLIVENEVWFVSAMVSNI
- the LOC126783790 gene encoding negative regulator of systemic acquired resistance SNI1-like isoform X1 translates to MPLRNRSKWFESIFAILRIGKSLELTMASFKLLNELDKCFPWVHLSAAADEMKSSSELSLIVENEGFQHLIENLADATAKPNFQASETKIIYSSLNPGVE